The region gtgtgaaatgCAAGGCAGGCAGCCCTTCTATGACTATAGTTGATACTAGTATAGGTAGCCTATATTCTAGGGTTTAATGCAGCCATCTATacagatgggaccatggcctaAATCTTCATTCTGTAGTGAACGCAGCCTGTATATcttagggcctttttacacagaatgactgtTGGGCGCAAAAAGTGATCATTCCTCACTGAATAGAGGCGGAGTGGGACTGAGATCAGTCcagcccgcccacctccattcacagtaaacgggccGTCGTTCGTAGATCTGCCCGTTTACTCGGGTCGAATTAttctttgatttttatgcctgcatgatccGAACGACGAACAATTTGTCCTTCAGATCGCGCAggcatttacactcaacgattatcgttcagatttccacaatccagcgagaattttgaatgatgatcattcTGTATAAAAGGGTCCTTAGCGGCGATGAACACTTCATTTAAAAGACTTGTTTTGCAGTTTGTGGAGCTGTACGCAGCAGCATCCCAAGTGATTAGTTGGGCTATTTTTGCTGTGGGTGATAAGGCCTCAGGAATCGAGGTTAACAGAATGCAAGTGGTGATTAGATACTTTGCAAAACCATAAATGGACTAAGACTATACAACTCCTGGATAGGTGGTAGAGACATGACCCATCGTGTAACAGCCATGAGAACATCCCTGGCTGCTGTCTGAACGATGACTCTTTGATAGAACATGGGGAATGTTCACCTCGCAGCACTCCAGCACCTGTCCCTATGATAACATGACATGTAACACTCTGACTATTAAGTGCTGTCACTTTTCTTTAACAGCCCGACGGAGCGAGAACGCACAGAACGCTTGATTAAAATTAAATTAAGAGAAATCATGATGCAGAAGGACCTGGAAAACATCACATCCAAAGAGGTAAGGAAATATCAGATATTCAACTCTTCACCTGGTCTCAATAAATTCATTCACTACTTGTAACGGACATTTTTAAGTGTTTGTAGGGTCACCTGTATTTGCTCATATAACCATTATAGGAATATCCATTTCTCCATTTGCATTCTGGGTTTTTCAGAGTGTAAAGGATtgtctaggattagaaaaacatggctgcctttttccggaaacagcgccacacctggccACAGCTTGTGTGTAGTATTGCAGTACAATTCAGTAGAACCGAGCTATGATACCTGACACAAGCCATGGACAGATGTGGAGCTGTTGATGGACTAAAGTGactatgtattttttaatactgcactacatttttttaaagggttttccaaaaTTCCTCTGGATGTTGTAAACTACTTTAATTGGGTCGCCTTAAAATGGGTTTCCTATCCTGGTttttcatagctgagatgggaaaTCACTGCTATGGTTACCTGCCGCCTGGCCACAGCCTACGGAAAGAGAGGGCTAAAATTATATATCTCTCAATGAAGTGAATAGGAGTAATGGCAGCAGTGTAACACGGCACGCTACACTGTTTCCGCCACTCCCATGCTGTACTACAGTGTTTTCTTAgcccccattcacttcagtgacagcTATGGAAACGGCGCTCGCTCTTTCTGACAGGTGGCTGGCACGCAGTGCCAGGTATTTCCATCCCCCCATgacaagccaagatgggaataaccTCTTAAAGGTGTTGCGCCAAGATAGAAAATTTATCCCCATTCTACAGCATAGGGAAAAACTTTGTGATCATTGGGGGCCTGATTGCTGGGACTCCCACCAGTCCTGAAAACAGGGGGTCCCAATGATCCCGTTATAAATGGGGCAGcgtgcgctgctgctgctgctctactCTAGTGCTTTCAccagaaatatgcaaatggtcAGCGGTCTCTagggcttccattgaaatgagtgAAACACAACAGCTGCTTCATTCATGTGGGAACCAtctggacccctgttctcaggattgatgAGTCACCCACCCatctgaaagttatcccctatcctgtggatggaggaTAAAATTGTATCTTGACATAACATCTTTTATTGTCGCTACATACAGGTTTTGGCTCTCTGTCCATTACATATATTGAAATATCATCTCAGTCAGACTGCCCACGTATCTTTATCCTATTTAATATTCTAATGTATCAAAAGCAGTTCTCAGATTATGGTCAAGCCAACCGGACATGCTGATGGCAACTATTTAGCCTACGTATTCCCTGGTGGCAAATCTAATTTAACCAATGTGTCATCCTACTTTGTAGATCCGGACAGAGCTTGAAATGCAGATGGTGTGCAACCTGAGAGAATTCAAAGAGTTCATGGACAATGAAATGATCGTCATCTTGGGACAGATGGACAGCCCCACTGAAATCTTTGACCACGTGTATCTGGTAAGAGCGCTGTTCCGCTAACTGCCTGCCACATTTACATCCCCTCTCCATGTGCTTCCTCATCCTAGTGCTTGTTCAGCTACACCGCAGGGTACGTCAGTGATTTGTGCAATACTGGCCTCAAGTCTATCCGGTGACTTATGTCTGAACTTAATTCACAAGTTCTATGAACTTCCCTAATTGATAAGAATCTACACATTCTCAGCTGTTTTCATCTTTTACTAGGAAGTGGTTTCAGTGTGTTAAGATCAATCTTGTTGCATCTTGGCAACGCCTTTACTGAGAAAAGAGCTGCAACATAAACTTTTAACCTGGCTCTGGTTGTGCTAAGGTTGTAGAAATCCGCACCTTTGGTAACATCATAGGAGGATTTACAGTAAAGGGTTAGCGAGAACATTTAGAAAGCATAATACGTCAAGTTTTGATTGATAGGATCCAGGTACTGAGTCTCACACCAATCGCTAAAACAAAGGAGGAAGAAGCACTGTGCCTGTTCAGATATGATCGGCAAACGGTGTGCAGACTCAGGCTTTCTATTGAGCCCGTACACTGCTCTAAGCAGGATCGAATGGGGACATTACTCAGCTAAGCTTCATTTTAGCGATCGTGGGGGACTCAGCGCCCACTAATCAAAACTTCACTCACGtgtcagaagtttaaaaaaaagtttagttacactttaaacgaatagtcttgttttttttttttttatttaataaaaaatggCATGGGTAATAAGTATTTCTATGGATGAAATGCCAAGTGGCATAACAACGTGTCTTCATTGGCCATCAGCTCTCTAATTCAAGTCCAGTTATGGTTATATAAGCGGGCTATTCAAGGTAACAGTTTACAGCCAGCCATAGACTGTATAGCGAGTTTATAAGGTCACTGAGCTCCTCATTAGTTTGCTTGTGATCTAATGTAGGAAGCAGCTTGCCCCATGTGTAAGCCCCCCTCCCATCGGCATAATGTTACAGCATTATACAGTATCAGTTCTAGATCTGCAGTAGATGAGTAAATGCAATCCTTTTTGGTAACTTTTCAGCTCTGGAGGCAGAGAACATGTTTCAGGCTGTGCATATCCTTCTCTTTGAAAGATTGGAGCCCCGTGGCTTATTTTAACACATCAGAGAGCAGGAAACGACTACAGCGTTTAGAAGCTGAGCGAGGTTAATGCCAGATGACCGGCCGGCTCTCTGGGGATGTTAAACTATTTACACTGCAAGGACCCTGATGGTCAGGTCTGGTAACAGGAGGATAGCCAACTGCGGTGGGATCAGCAGGCTTTGTTGTGCAAGGAAGACTATCTTCAAAGCTGGGTCTACGGGGTAAGAAAGATTCCTGGCAGAATCCCTTATTCCCCGTAGGGAAAATGCATCCCAAAGCACAATGGAATCTTTCCAGGGATCGTTGCCAAGATATGAACAGGACCTTGGGGGAAGAGGCATTCATGAAACAAAAGTGAGCGGAAGTCCTGACctcagcaaatatgcagtgacaTGTGCATTAGCATAAAACGTGAGGCAGATCCAGGTGGCGATTGGCATTTGGCAACAGCACATGGATGAAAAAGAAAAGCAGAGTTTAGTTCTTCAATTTACCACAGGAGATTGTGCTTTTTGTATACGTCCCCCCATCCGCCCACCCGATCCATACAGTCATCGATCAAAGCACGGCTCCATGAAGTGGCAATGTGACCTCCAATGGTATCGGATCTGGTAGTGTATAACTACAGGTCACATCGCTGGTGAGGAATACAATATACAAGTTGGGGTATATACAGACTCTAATAAATATGTGGCCTCCACCTGGGAGATGGAAGCTGCATTTTAATGGAAATAAATGGCAAAGTTGATTTATTATGGAGGGGGCAAAGATAAAATCGCCGATCCCAGACAAATTTTCATCCGTTCCATTGATGCATGGAAGGCCATACTCTACCTCCCATGTGCCCAGATTTGCAGTCGATCCAGAGAGGTCAATGAAAAGCCAACATGTGCTTCAGATTATTGTCACGCCTGACCCCACGGCTTCCTGGAAGTCTTCCATCACTTGTCTGTACCACTTTGCTGTCTGCTAGTTGTCAGGGACTAAACCTGTGCGTATCGTGACACTAAATGCTTCAGTTTTATTGGCTAAACCTACAGTAAAATTTATACCTTTTAGGGATCTTAAATAATTTAGTGATCTTGTGGATAGACGTTTTCTGGACTTTCATCAGTACAACTTGATGACTGcactaaggcccttttacacaggtggATGATCAAGCCCAATCATCAGCCTGTCTAAATATGCCAGCAGTCGGCCAACGTACAGTGTTCATCAGCTGACCTGATCTTCTATGCAGACGTAAAAATGGTCACTCATCGGCAGGACCCACCATGTAAACGGGTATCTGCTGCCTACACCTGTTATTTGTATGGGGACAAACGATCGTTAATCTCGGTGCTGCCAATCCTCTACCGCGTGTGAATTAGGTAACGAGTGCCGGTCAACATGTGATTAGCGCTTGTTACATGAGGCCCCATAGTTTTGCATGCTTAGCGTATATTGTGAACTACCAACCCGATCAGATGCTTTCAACTGACAACAGCCTGCAATGATTTACATCGCTAATGTacataacatataccagctgtctGCAGCCCATTACAGGAATATGATGTCTACGCGGACAACAAACTTCCAGTTAGTCTTTCCTCTGGTCAACTTTGCTGTTTAGTGTTCCTAGAAGTCTACAGGATTCAGCATGTCTGTCACCAGGATGCAGCTGCGTTCAGCCTTTGTCCCCGCTCACGCATCCTGGTGCTTGCTGTGCCGTCCCCGGGGGCAGACTCCGAAAACTACTCCTCGCCTCTCCCGTGAGATCAGGGGAAACGTGACCCTCGGTGGAGGATGTACCTGGTCCGACAGGTTGTTCCTCTCCCTGGGAAGGGCTTTTCAGATGGGTCCAATTACAGAGTGGATGGTGAAGTCATCTGTTTGCTTTCATGTTTGATTTCTGTGTGTGATTCCTGCCTTAGAGTTTTGTGGAGCAAAAACAGACTTttaatgttaaccctttctctGAAATGTCTTCAGTATTGCCAATGTCATTCTGTAGACTGTAAATAAGCAGCAGGCTGGTTTGTAGACCTCCCTTTATTTTACACAAGGGGTttggcagattttttttaattggccTGTTTTCTAGGAATTGATGAATTCTTAGTAATTGAAGTGAGATCATTGGAGCGCTTTGAGTCATTTGGTAAAAGTAACAGCTTTTAGAGTAACCGGGTTGTTTATTTTACAGGGCTCAGAGTGGAACGCCTCCAATCTGGAAGATTTGCAGAACAGAGGGTAAGGAACGTCagtctgtgtcattttaaaagaagATGGATATGTGAAAAGATTTTGATTAATATGTGCCTATATACTGGTGAATAGATATAAATATCTGTCAAAAGCTTACAAGACTGATGCTTACCAGAGTCATAACTAGcccatttttttaaagggtaactgcactttttaaaaacttttgacatgtcctagGGTCATCAAAAGTTTTTATTAGTGGTGGCCCCACTGCTGAGAACCCCTCTGATCACTGAAATAAAGGAGCTACAGCACTCACCTGAGTACTGTGCCCCCTTCGGTTGTCTTCACTGCTTGTCCGCTCCTCTCGGCAGCAGAACACAGAAGCATAGACTTGTGTGTCCGTTTTCAGCTGCCAAGAGGAGCTGGCAGGCAGAAAAGCTGGCTGGCGGGGCACAGCGCTGCACCCTCTACTTCTCAAGTGATCAGCAcctagacccctactgatcaaaacttttaaacATGTTGCGTTGAcatgttaaggctgggttcatatggggcgtattcccgtcggaaatcccgcggtttggccgaaaccgcgagatttccgccgggagaaccgcctcggaaaaacccgcggcggctttgaagcggcccggccggcgctcccatagaggagccgCGGCGGAAATagacaataaatagacatgctgcatcttttgaaaccgcggctgcggtcgccacagacgcggtttcagccggacttaccgcagcggattggccgtcccgtgtggacgagatttctgagaaatctcgtccacatggctggttaatccCGAGATtggcggccgcaggcggatttgccaaatccgccctgtgtgaacccaggctaaaaggTGGCTTTACACATTAGATGAACATCAACTGAACCTGCTGGTTTCAGTTACTTTCTCTCTGACGCTGCACCATTCTGGCCCATGCTTAGTGTCTAGTATTGTAGCTCAGTCCTATTTACAtggcacaacccatggacaagagtgcaGCAGTTTCTGTAAGAAATGACCATGTCACCTTGTTAGACTGTCTCCATCTGTCGGTCAACATGCGGGTATACATTGGGGCAGGTGTAGGCATTGGGTACTTGCCCACAGTGTAGAATAGATCTGTATAAATATGATATCTCCTCAGATCACGGACTGTTATCatagttgtttttcttttttgcattttttggctcTACGCATAGTTGTAGAATATGCCGTTCTGACAGACTGGTTTGGCTGCATGGATATTTGAAAGTCACGTTTTTATCTGCGCTGTGCCACATGCAGGGGTGTAAAACCACTACTCTTGTTTTCTGATATCAAGGGCAAGTCAAGTTTTGTAAACCATAAGCCCTCAGGTGACCTTTGTGCACTTatgattgtttttattttttaacttatgGGAAAGGTGAGCAGTGTATTAAAACGGATGTCTAAATAGGGGGTCGGGCAGTTGGCCTTTAACCCTTAACCTCCTGGTATCCACTTACTGTCCTGAGAAAATCTGCAGTAAGTCCGTACCACATTTTGGGATCTATGAAATGTGTGTTTCATTTTCTAAGGTCAACATGTTAATCACTTTGCTTCGTCTCCTCTTGCTACAGGGTGAGATACATCTTGAACGTCACAAGGGAGATTGATAACTTTTTTCCTGGTGTTTTTGAATACCACAACATCAGGGTATATGATGAGGAAGGCACGGACCTGCTGGCGTACTGGAATGATACATACAAATTCATCTCTAAAGCAAAGTGAGCACATTCTCTATGTCGTAGTAGTGATTGATTCTTTGAGTTTGCATGTAACATTGTGTATCTCGTAACAAAGCAAAGAGGTTGTAACTTCTGTTATTGTAGAGAGGATCAAGGCTCTGTTCATACTAGCATCACTGATTCGGTTTAAAACAAGACTTAAAGACCTTGTCATCTGTCACAGCTTCAAGTCCCTTTTACACAACGATTATTCAGTTTCTTGCTGGACTGTGCGAATCTAAACTAtattcgttcagtgtaaacactgaaTAATGACCAATAATACGTTTGCGTaacgttcgtcattcagtttgtgcaagtataaaaatcaaacaatgattgTCCTGTgaaaacaggcagttcatctatgaacaactgcctgtttactgtgaatggagtcgaGTGGAAGTGATCCCCAGCCGCTCCGCCTTCACTCACTGTGTGATCATTGCTCCcatgtgaaagcataggagcaatGATCGCTGGGACGTTCCGGGCACTTAAGAGCCCAACAATCGTCCCGTCTACAAGGACCAATAACCACAAAGCAGACCCTTAAGAAAACGTGGCATACACCCAAATAACAGAAAAATCAATAACTTGGATCAAAATATTCAGAAGGcagaaaaacatgtaaaaataagTTATTTAAAAATATGCAGCCAAGCTTGCCTATCCCTGACATTATTTGGGTATAGATATGCAACAGTTCCCCAAGAACAGAACCATAAAATATATTGAATAATACTAAGACTGCACTGGCTTGTCAAAAGTTCAAATCCCATAGTATAAACCAAATTCCAAAATCCGCTATTAAAGTAGCAATCCCCTGAACTTTCTGTAGAACAGGTTTCCTTTTTCAATTTACCGATCACTCAGGAAGAAACGGCAGAAACTTTTTCTATGGCCAAGGGCAAATCTCCTGGCCATGATGGCCTTCCAACTGAAGTCTATTTACAGTTTAGTAAGTTTTAGCTTCCACAGTTGCTGTCTATTTTCCACAAAAGTATTGTAAAAGTTTAGGGGGATTCCATAATCTATATCCTAGTGCAATTTCCCTTTAACCCTTGTAGAGAACCCGGTCAGCAGCAGCTATATTGCCAAATTGCTGCTGATTTTGCACAgggtgttttttgcaggaagtgtTCTCATGTTCTGCTGAAGGTTTCTCGGCTCTCATGTTAATGTTGACAAAACACTGGCAGATGCATTATCGCTGCCTTTATCAACATCCAAACACGTGTCTGATGACTCTGCCACGCTGGTAGCATCTTTGCCCTGAGCTCTGGATGGGTTTTATGAAGAAGTaatgccctctagtggtggaacCTTATTTATTGCCTTTTCTTGTCCTGCTTTTATGTTTTAATACACTTGCTTTGTCTTAGTCTAAGCATCGTGCAAAgtaataatataattttattctattgtcCTGCAGAAAACATGGAGCTAAATGTCTTGTgcactgtaaaatgggagtcagCCGCTCCGCTTCCACTGTGATTGCTTATGCTATGAAGGAGTACGGCTGGAACCTGGATAGAGCTTTCGATTATGTGAAGGAGAGGCGAACTGTTACCAAACCTAACCCTAGTTTCATGAAGCAACTTGAGGAATATCAGGGCATTCTGCTAGCAAGGTGAGCCTTTCATTTCACGTCTGGCGCTCATGATATAATAATTACATCATGAGTTAAAGAgtttttgtcattaaaacaaagtTCCATCCTCCAGCTATAGGCCCTGCCTACAATAACAAACTAGGGTATAATGCCCGGCACGcaactgacagctggctcctgcaTCGGTGGTGACTTCCCGGTAGACTGGCTGGTCagaagcatgtgactgctgtggccaatcagaggccacaacaACATCATGTCCCCAAACTTATGGCACCGCTGATGCCAGTAGCGCTGACAGTCatgctgcagtctctgattggctgcagtggtcacatgcttctACCAGGAAATGACCTCCAATGCCAGCAGCGGCTGTCAGCTTCATCTCGAGGCccatggagaggtgagtatattcttgTTTGTTGTTTTAGGAAGGCCCTAGCTGGGGaaagggttttgttttaatgacaaaatctCTCTAAAGTGACCCTcctgtcctggacaaacaaagccGCCCCTCTACTGTGACTACACTGTGCGTTAGTATGCATCGGTTaatgaaagcagcatgtagtatcCTGTACTAATACAGTGTGCACGAGGAAGTCAAGggaagcagtgtggccatctttgtttgtccagaactGGAGGGTTGCTATAATGAAATGTTAATGCATGTCAACCATTGTGGAGAAATTAAGGACATCAGAAGGTGCCCGCTTGCATTTCAGTAATGGTCTGAGAGTGATACCACTGAGGCAGATGAAAGTTCAGTGAATAAGTAGGCTAAATAGCCTCATGGCATTCTAGTATATTTAGCCATGGAGTAAGGTCGCAGCCTCCTTAGTCCCATGTGTGAACTTTGTGTATCTGAAGTTCACAGTGTACGTTTGTTTCTTGGAAAAGTTTGGTTTTGCAGTGATGGACACAACAGGTGCCCACGGGTATTACTCATGTGATGCCGCTCTGCATTTCATGTTGACTTGTCATGTCCTGGACAGCAATGTTAACAATCTCCTGCCAGTATCTACTTTTCGGACACGCTTATACCTTTCATCACAAAGTCAGTTGATGGCCTAACAATAGCAAAATCCACAACCCAGCCAACTCGCTGTAATGGTGTGCCAGCTCCAGAATCTGAACTAATCCATTCATACTGAGAAAGCGTGCAGCACCTATAGTTACAACCTCCTAGTCGGGGGATATTCTTTTTAATTTAGTGAaaatttgttttggtttttttgccctTTATCCAGTTTGTGTTAATTTTAAGCACTTTATTAAGTTATAAAGCTACACAGATAATGTATTACGCATATTATCACTTTGTGGTTGTATCCACATTTGCATAATTGCTGTTGGGTAATCTTGtcatttttactttgcagcaagCAGAGGCACAACAAGCTATGGCGTTCTCACTCAGACAGCGACCTATCCGACCACCATGAACCCATTGGGAAAACCGGAATGGACATGAGCAAAAAGGACATCACATCCTCAGCGGAGCAGCTTTCGGACATGCATCATTCCTTTACACTGGGACCTCAAACAGATAACTGTAACCCATTGTGCCCCATTAGCACCTCTTTGTGCAACACACCGCAAGCACACTACGAGTTTACATCTTGTGATTATCACACTGGACAAATAGAGGATATCCTAAATCTCAACACGGTGAATGGTTGCCCAACACGATGCTGCTCTGATGAGTCTTCAGTTTTCCTGGACAATTGCAGACCTGACATGCTCACAGAAGACTTGTCTCCAATCTCTGAAAGCTTAACTGGCCAGTCAGAGCTACCTGACCTTACGCTGGAAGACATGGAGAAGGATGCACTGAAGAATGACGTTAACTGCCATCTCCTGCCATTAAGAGACCTAGAATCACAGACGGGTGATCTCCCAGAATCTCCTGATCAATCTTCTTTCACCTCCCAGTCTGAGGATATGAGCGGGGACAGAATCGATTTCCTAAGTGCACTGGAAAAGTTTGTAGAATTATCTCAGGAGAATCGACCGCGGACGTGCTCCACCACCCGAGCAGACGAGCAAATCAGCAATGTTAGGAATGGTGTCCTGAAAGGTTCTTGGCCAGAAACATCCTTGTTTGAGAGCCTTGCTGATAAACAAAGAGCGAATGCAGAAGTTAGCACCCCACAGGCCTCTGAAGACTCATCTACAGATGAGGAGCAGCCAAAGGTAAGTACAccctactaaaatactgcctgcaGTCATGTGGTATATTACTACctcttgggcagcatataatatatGCTCCTTTTAAGCATTCACTTGGTTGGTACATTTGGTTTGATACAGTGAATATGCTTTATGGAATTGATAAtcttatatttttaaaattttgactCCTATTTCATGATAgcccatcagtagtagattagcTGTGATCTGCTACACAGGATTCCCCTACCAATTAGCTGTTCAGTGTCCTCATGCACTGAGCctattctgcaggaagcagacagctccattcccactgcccTGGCGAGACATGGTATTGCagctattgaagtgaattggaactttgcctgtaataccaagcctggccactgcagtgaaaactgaGCTGTCAGCGATCTGGTGAAAAGCTCATTAGTGGGGTCCTCAGCAGTAAACCCCTGACAATCAGCTATTGAGGTCCTTTCATTTGAATAGTCAATTAATTTTCTTTATAGGTAAAAATAAATCATTCAATGTTGAATTTTAGTAAATTGTGTTAGGCAATTACTATATGAGGTAGTATTtactaatatatatttttttaccttaGGAGGTCTCTGAACTCGTTGTTCAAGATCATCTTCCCAAATCCCACTCTGAAAATGCAATATCTGTGAAAGAAATAATCACAGAGATCGAGTCCTTCAACCAGGGAGTAGGCCAGTGCCAACAGAAAACGGACAATCTGTCTAGCCAAGTACAAGCACCAAAGAGAAATACAATCCACGATGTGTCACTTGAATCTGTTTGGGAGCCAGAAAGCAATTGCAAAGAGCAGAATGAGGCTAGCACAGCACTGCCACATGACAAGTCAAAAGACCAGAAGTGCAAACAAAGTTCTCAAGATGATTCGGAAAACTTAAATGAAGCAAACGACCATCAGGAAGTTCCAGGGCAGCCTCCAAaatggtgcgccggctctgtcaGAAGGGCCACAATGGAGTTTGAGGAACGCTTGAGGCAagagcaggagcagcagcagcacaccACCGCTGTGCCAACAAGGAAAAATTCCAAGAATGACTCTTTCTGCGATTCTGCTCCAAAAAATAAACTTGATGACTCTTTGCTTGATGCTCCAGATAACGAAACTGATAAAAAGGTCAAACCAAAAGTTACAGGGGTAGAACCGATGGAACTTCTCACATCTGAGCCATCTACAGACTCGCAGTTCTCTCTATTAGCCGAGCATCAGTATGTGCAAGTGAAGCAAGACACAAGTCAGTCGGAACTAGCAATTAAATCGAAGGGGCAAGAAAACGAGAATTTGTTGTTTATTACCGAACCTTTAGAGGGGGAGAATAGTTCGGTACAGCCTCCAAAGAAAGTAGAAGATCTAGAACATAACCTTGGATTTCAATGTTATGATAACAATGACAATGACCTCTCGCGCCATGAGCTCAACGTTACTAGTGAAGAAGTAGTTCTAGAGTCGAAGGATCTATCTTCAGAAGCACCTTTAAATAATACTTGTGCAAGTGCATCAGGCGGGTCCTCTGCACTAATGGGTTCACCGGATGCCACTCTTCCATCTGACAGTGCCCAGGAAGAGCATAGTCTTGCAACTGATTTACAAGATACCAATGTAGTCAGCCCTAGTATACAGCTAGATGTCCTTAGTCCTAACTACCAGTGTCACCCTTGCTCCATTGTTTTAGAAGGTGCCACTGAAGAATGCACCAGTACCGATGAGAGTTTAGGCAACCTGTCAAACTGTACAGACAAGTACCAAGGTGACACTTTCATGGTCCTTGGTGAGTTAACGCAAAGGGAAGCAGACAGTGCCTTGTCCCAGCTGAGCCGCGAAGATCTTAATTTAATCAACAAGCTTACGGAGAACATACGGGAACTGCGCGAAGTGTTGGACGTTTCATCTCTTTCTTTTGGCCTTCCTCATAGTTCAAGTAGTGATAGCATCAAAGACTTTAGTAACAACCCTGGCGTGGTCAAACAAAGAGCGAAGGAAATAGAGGCACGGATTCGGCAAGCTGGTCTCACCACTCCGTCCCAGATGAAACGTTCCGCATCTCTGGCCAAGCTGGGCTGTTTAGAACTTTCGAAAGATGATTTGTCAGAGAGGGGCTCGGTCTCATCGGAAAATAATCAAACTTACCATGACATACTTCAGAATTCACTCCGGATCGTGCCAGGAAATTACGAATCGGATTCGGATATAAAATCAGAAGATCCGCCTGAGAAGCTTTGTATACTTTCTGTACAGGCCTCCTCGGGACTGGAACCCACAAAACATTTTGTAGAACAGATCAAAACCGCCGAGTGTGTTGTAAAGAGCAAGCCAGTGGAAAAGCCTCTTGTGCAGTATGCCAAAGAGTTTGGTTCAACTCAGCAGGGTATGGTAAGTCCTGAGTCTGAATTGACTGTTTCCCAGGGGCACCTTCACCCACCAGTGGTACTAGACCCTTCAGTCCCACTAATAACTGTGTCACCCAAGCACGAACATGGTAGAACTCATCCTTTGAGAAGACTTAAAAAGACCAGCGA is a window of Eleutherodactylus coqui strain aEleCoq1 chromosome 4, aEleCoq1.hap1, whole genome shotgun sequence DNA encoding:
- the SSH2 gene encoding protein phosphatase Slingshot homolog 2 isoform X2; the encoded protein is MCRCGLSGAGSAAGLPMTVISSVPGDGQEGSGRHCAICGEKMIPHFSENAVISQNTINQLISESFLTVKGAALFLPRGNGSSTPRISHRRNKHAGDLQQHLQAMFTLLRPEDNIRLAVKLESTYQNRTRYMVVVSTNGRQDTEESIVLGMDFACNDSSSCTMGLVLPLWSDTLIHLDGDGGFSVSTDNRVHIFKPVSVQAMWSALQSLHKACEVARANNYYPGSLFLTWVSYYESHINSDQTSVNEWNAMQDVQSHRSDSPVLFTDVPTERERTERLIKIKLREIMMQKDLENITSKEIRTELEMQMVCNLREFKEFMDNEMIVILGQMDSPTEIFDHVYLGSEWNASNLEDLQNRGVRYILNVTREIDNFFPGVFEYHNIRVYDEEGTDLLAYWNDTYKFISKAKKHGAKCLVHCKMGVSRSASTVIAYAMKEYGWNLDRAFDYVKERRTVTKPNPSFMKQLEEYQGILLASKQRHNKLWRSHSDSDLSDHHEPIGKTGMDMSKKDITSSAEQLSDMHHSFTLGPQTDNCNPLCPISTSLCNTPQAHYEFTSCDYHTGQIEDILNLNTVNGCPTRCCSDESSVFLDNCRPDMLTEDLSPISESLTGQSELPDLTLEDMEKDALKNDVNCHLLPLRDLESQTGDLPESPDQSSFTSQSEDMSGDRIDFLSALEKFVELSQENRPRTCSTTRADEQISNVRNGVLKGSWPETSLFESLADKQRANAEVSTPQASEDSSTDEEQPKEVSELVVQDHLPKSHSENAISVKEIITEIESFNQGVGQCQQKTDNLSSQVQAPKRNTIHDVSLESVWEPESNCKEQNEASTALPHDKSKDQKCKQSSQDDSENLNEANDHQEVPGQPPKWCAGSVRRATMEFEERLRQEQEQQQHTTAVPTRKNSKNDSFCDSAPKNKLDDSLLDAPDNETDKKVKPKVTGVEPMELLTSEPSTDSQFSLLAEHQYVQVKQDTSQSELAIKSKGQENENLLFITEPLEGENSSVQPPKKVEDLEHNLGFQCYDNNDNDLSRHELNVTSEEVVLESKDLSSEAPLNNTCASASGGSSALMGSPDATLPSDSAQEEHSLATDLQDTNVVSPSIQLDVLSPNYQCHPCSIVLEGATEECTSTDESLGNLSNCTDKYQGDTFMVLGELTQREADSALSQLSREDLNLINKLTENIRELREVLDVSSLSFGLPHSSSSDSIKDFSNNPGVVKQRAKEIEARIRQAGLTTPSQMKRSASLAKLGCLELSKDDLSERGSVSSENNQTYHDILQNSLRIVPGNYESDSDIKSEDPPEKLCILSVQASSGLEPTKHFVEQIKTAECVVKSKPVEKPLVQYAKEFGSTQQGMVSPESELTVSQGHLHPPVVLDPSVPLITVSPKHEHGRTHPLRRLKKTSEKKRTTNLLYNTM